Genomic window (Alkalilimnicola sp. S0819):
GGCCGCGCACTCGGGCAGCACGTCGAGCCAGTCGCCGCGGCGCAGCAGCACATCCCAGAAGCCCTCCAGGGACCAGGACATGGGCGAGATCCGGGCGAATTCCCGCATGGCCGGCGACATGACCACCTTGGGCACCATGATACCGCCCACGGCGCCCAGTACCACGTTCGCCACCCCACCCACGGTGGTGGCCTGCATATGGGTGCGGGCGAGGGTGGCGATGAGCAGGGCGAAGCCGATGGCGGCGAGGCTGGTGGCCGAGCCGATCAGCCACAGCCCGAACCATTGGTCACCGATCAGCAGCCTGTCCCCGCCCAGCAGCGGCACCAGATACGCCCCCACCGCCAGCATGATGACCATCTGCACCAGGTTGATCAGGTAATAGGGCAGGATTCTGGCGCTGAGCAGGGTGAGCGAGGAGATATTCAGCAACCGCAGCCGGCGCAGGCTGCCCTGCTCGCGCTCGATGATCAGCGCGGTGGAGAGCGGAATCACCACGAAGAACATGGCGAACACCAGCCAGGCGGGCACGCTCTGCTGCACCGAGGTGGGCACGTCCCGGGGCGCGGCTTCCCGGTAGGCGTAGTGCTCCACCAGCGGCACCGGGTTGTGCTCGGCCTGGCGGGGGACCATTTGCTCCAGGCTCACGCCCAGCTGCGCCTCGATCTCCATCAGCAGATGATCGCGGTACATGTACTCGCCGCGCAGCCCCCGCAGCATGCTCTCCAGCCCCGAGAGCAGCGCGCCGCGGATGTGGGGCAGCACCGAGGGGGCCAGGTACACATCCAGCTTCGCGACGGCCTCGCCGGGCTCCAGAGCCCGCAGGGTCCGCTCCAGCCCGGCGGGCAAGTACAGGGCAATCACCGCCTCGTTGTCGAGGATGCGCTGTTTGAGCGCGGCCCGGTCCGGCGGCGGCTCCAGCAGGCGCACCTCGAAGCTCGGCGCGTTGTCCAGTTCGCGGATCACCCGGCGGGAGGCCGGGCTTTGCCTGTCGCCATCCGCCACCAGCACCACGGTGGCGGTGGCCTTGCGCTGCTGGAAGGAATCCTGGGTGGCCAGCGACATGATCAGGATGAAGGCGGCGGGCATCAGGAACAGCACCACCAGGCCCTGCCAATCGCGCAGCAGCACCCACCATTCCTTGCGCATCAACGCGCCCAAGGGCTTGAGTCGGCGCATGGTCAGTCCCTCAGCCTGCGGCCGCTGACGTTGAGGAAGAGCTCCTCCAGGTCCCGCACCCCGTAGCGTACGCTGCGC
Coding sequences:
- a CDS encoding ABC transporter permease, with amino-acid sequence MRRLKPLGALMRKEWWVLLRDWQGLVVLFLMPAAFILIMSLATQDSFQQRKATATVVLVADGDRQSPASRRVIRELDNAPSFEVRLLEPPPDRAALKQRILDNEAVIALYLPAGLERTLRALEPGEAVAKLDVYLAPSVLPHIRGALLSGLESMLRGLRGEYMYRDHLLMEIEAQLGVSLEQMVPRQAEHNPVPLVEHYAYREAAPRDVPTSVQQSVPAWLVFAMFFVVIPLSTALIIEREQGSLRRLRLLNISSLTLLSARILPYYLINLVQMVIMLAVGAYLVPLLGGDRLLIGDQWFGLWLIGSATSLAAIGFALLIATLARTHMQATTVGGVANVVLGAVGGIMVPKVVMSPAMREFARISPMSWSLEGFWDVLLRRGDWLDVLPECAALLAFGGLCLLAGAWLFHRQTG